In the Panthera uncia isolate 11264 chromosome B1, Puncia_PCG_1.0, whole genome shotgun sequence genome, TTTGcaagtttgaaattaaaaatagtaacaatacaTGAAAGGTATTTGGCCACAGATTTTTCGCTGCCAATAAATGGTATGCTTTATGGCTGTCCTTGTTTATAATTCTCTAACACACACCCTGAGTGTTTTTTAAACTCATGGAAACTTACTGTTAGCAAATAAAGTACTACCAAGTTTTAAAAACTCTAATCAGTAAAGGTAAAAATTTGGGGatgtaaagataaaaatgaaagcaagacaCAGTCAGTGGGCTAAGAGTTGGGTGGTTGGTGATTACGGAAATGACACAGGATGTGGAGATACACAGGGTCCCTCCAGGACTGAGATGGGGGCCTTAGAAGGGACGCCAGAAGAcgatcataagaaaaaaatatgtatataaagagaAACTCTAAATAactctaaagattaaaaaaaatcttggaaagtgttatggactaaattgtgtccctccaaaaattcatatttaGAAGTCCGAAGCCCCAGGATCTCAGAAGGTGATTGTGTTTAGAGTTGGGGTCTTTAAAGAGATGATTAAGCTCTTTCCGACATTCTTCCATGCCTCCATGATGGTACGCATGAACGTCCTGGCAGATGCTCTCAAGGGCAGCAACAATGCCAGTAAGAGAGGCAAACACCAGGTTCTTCTTAGGCTCTGCTCCAAAGTCATCCTCCGGTTTCTAACTGTGATGATGAAGCGTGTTTACATTGGTGAATTTGAAATGACTGATGATCACAGAGACGGGAAGACTGTTGTGACCCTGATGGGCAGGCTAGACACATGTGGAGTGACCAGCCCCAGATGTGACGCACAACtcaaagatctagaaaaatggcAGGATGATCTGCTCCCGCCCTTCCAATTTGGTTTCAATGCACCAACAACCTTAGCTGGCATCGTGGACCATGAAGGAGCAAGGCAAAAACACACCGGAGGGAAAACCCCGGGATTCCTTTTCTAGGGAGGTAATACACACATGCAAATCAAATGCctcagagggaaaaaagggagaggtAACTAAGGTAAAACAAGGCTGTTGGCGTGGGCCCCACTCCAGTATGACAGATGTCCTGttaagaagaggaggggaggatgcGGTCATGCTCAGAGGGATGACCACGTGAGGACATGGGGACAGATGGTGTCTACACTGCCCACACCTGGATCCGGGACTTCCCACCCTGAGACTGAGTCAGTGAATCTCTGTTGTGTAAAAGCCCCAGCCTGTGGCGGCCTGAGCGGACTAAGATGAGGGTCTAAGAACTACCGTGTATCCCACACCCCCGAATGGACCTTTCCTGAACTAGATCTCAGCGGGTCACGTTAGAGTCTTCTCCTTCATGCTTACATGTGTCTTGGCAGGTCGGCTTTCCATACTGCACTTGAAACTTGCCCGGGTACAGAAGACTATAGTCTGCAACTTGCCCgattctctcccctgctttcataATCCATGTGCTTGTGCTTCAGGGACAGGACATAAACAGCACATCCTCTCTCCATGTTACCAATTAAGATCACCATAGAGATTGCTGTAGCAGATGCTATGTTTATATTAAGTTTATGAAAATTCACCAGGGACACAGGCTCCATAAAATGCATAACACGACACAACCTGCTGATATCAGGATAACCATGCTATTTTCTATGTTGCAGAAGACTTCTTTGAAACAGAGAGGGTAGCGGTAGTCACTGACGAAACTTTCACTCGGTGCCACTGTGGGCCAGGTGACcacgggtgggggaggaggaaagagggctGAGTGGGACTTACCACAAGTAAGAAATGGAGGGAACAAGGAGACCCAGAGCCCAGTCCATTATATGGGGCACGCTGTATTTCAAAATGTGTGTCTCTTGCAGTTACTAAGAACTGTATGCCATGATATCAGATCATTTGTGTTTACCAGTGGGGAAAACAGACACAACTAAACTTCCGTTCTATTGGGCATGTGGCCTCGGAAGCAGTACCATGGAATTCTCTCCATCCTCCCTCAGCCTTCCCTGGGCTGTTAcatccattttatctttttctgccctttcctctgccttcacAGCATTTCCTTCGGTCCCCACGACCGCCCTGGCTTCCTTGTTACTTCTTCCTCGTCTCCTTCATCCTTCCTCCTCtttggatttctgttttccttgcctgggtagctcagtgggttgagcgtccacccttgatttcagctcaggtcacgatctcacagttcatgtgatggagtccgtgttgggctctgccttgactgtgtggagcctgcttgggattctccctcctctctctctgcccctcccctgctcgtgctcactctcactctctctctcaaagtaaagaaatattgaaaaataataataaagtaagaataaaaatgttgTGGTGGTTTTTCCTGTgcaactgcatttttaaaaagagattaacTCCGCACATGCACAcgtaaaaggaacaaaaacaaaatggacaatGAAATGCTTTTATGAAAATGAACTGGGTGATCCCTCACCTGACAATCCAAGAATGTGAGTTCTGCAGAAACATCCCCCAAATGACAGATCCTCTCAGTCGTAGGACCCGGGGAGACATAGAGAAAAAGTCCTGGATTTATAACCTTTTCATATAACAATCCAGCCCAGCTATGAAACTGGGCCCACTGTATGTATCACGCTCAGAttattccaacatttttttttatccctgatGGAGACGTAATGGGTTGGAACACTTAACTTCCTGTCTTGGTCCCACATGGGGCAAGACCTCAGCGAGGAATTTCTCCAACTCACGCGGAAAGTCTGACAGTATCGTTTTCCCATCTTCAGAGAAAGCAAGGGGTTTGGTCTCACACTTTAGCAGAAGTATCACTGTAATCGTCTGAAGTACAGAGCTTGAAGAGAGTGTTACGCTCAGATATGGtctgagcaggctccaagctgggagaggaagggggtgaGGTGGAGAGGAGTCCCAGTGAATTGTTCACAGCAAGGTAGATATCAGCAGGtgatgagacagagagacaggtcTAGCTCCTGGTGGGGGATGGTAGCAATTAGATGAGTTTTGGGGTCTCGGGTGGTAAAAATATTCATGACTTTGACTTCTTTTTCCGACTCTTATTACAAAGTATAAATTTATTCCATTTCTGAAGAAACTGTGAGGTGATTCACCAACTAATTATGCACTAACTTATTCATTTCCTTTAGGTTAAATGATATAAATTTTCCTcctgagatgcttaactgagtcaaaTTCACCACAGTTTTTGAGGTGGGAgttggaaagggagagagatgctCTCTAATTACCTCGTATTGGAAAAGAGGTCACAGCTTGCATGTCCAACACTCACTAAGGGCCATTCTAGAGTTGTCTTCCCTTGGCAAATGAAACAGAAAGCCATGGTTAATTATGCTTTCCATTCGATATTGAATGCTTTTggtttaaaatttcaaagaagcAGGTAAATTGGTGACAAGTCTCACTCACAGCGAGACTCTCTTCTCCAAGAAACATCTCCACGGCCGGTGTGGGGTGACTGCGTGGGGCCAGAGGCTGGAAAGAAACAGCAGTTTGGAAACCATGAGGTAGAAGGTACAGGATCATGCGACAGTGACCAAGAGACCTGGAGACTGGTTTGTTCTTAAATATGGAGCCCATCAAGCCACTGACTGCATAAGAGCCCTCCCCCAGAAGCGTCAAGGACACTTGGAATTGGAAATTGGAATTGGAAAGCTGGCAGATGAAACTATTTCCTTGGCCAGCCAGAAACAGTGGAGCCTGTGCCACGAATGAAACACAGGAAAAACCACCCAAGATATGCATTCGTTCCCTCGTTTTGGTGACAAGGGAAGGTTCATAAAGCCGTCTACTCTGTGGTAAGGAAAGAGCAGACAATGATGTCACCATGTTGACAGATCAAAGAGCGTCGTTCACCATGGCACCACCATTGTCTTCATTTACCAATAGGAAAAACTAGAAGGGACCTTGCCTTCCTTGCACACGTTCATCCCAGGAAGTGACCAGTCACCAGGATCTGCTGGCTTTCCAAGCCCTCCCACTTCGGCCGCTCCATCCAAGGCACATGGGTTATTATCTTGCCTTCAAGACTGAAACACCCCCGGGAGCTGCAGCCCCAGGCAGGTGAGACGAAGAAGGCAGATAAGGACTCTAATCCCTTAAGAGCTTTTCCAGTGAAGATCACTGGTTTCCCCAAAGGAGATATTGCATTTGCTTGATTTTTACATGTAAAAATTCCTCAATACAGTGTTTCAAGTTATTCTTCTATTagtcaaaatgaaatttaagtcaAAATTGGTTTTATATGTGTTATTATGACAACTTTGTTACTACAGAAAACTGTTGACCTACAAAGATCAAATACATATAAGCCTTAAAGACATGatgagaacaggggcacctgggtggctcagtcggttgagtgtccagcttcggctcaggtcatgatctcatggcttgtgggttcgagccccgcgtcgggctctgtgctgaaagctcggagcctgcagcctgcttcggattcagtgtctccctctctctgccccacccctgcttgcgctctgtgtctctctcaaaaataaataaacacttaaacatttaaaaaaagaaaaaacatgacaAGAATAAAATTGGGTAAAAAATTGTTGTGAGCTGAGCGGCCAGCGCTGTGGGTACCATGGGCTGTGCactctgtgctaagtgctctgGAGTCTATGCTGCGCTGAGGACTGTGTCCCGTGTCCTGTGAACCCCTCACCATGTCCTATGCCCTTGCACTGTGCATCCCGAGATGCGGACTCTGTGAGTATGTGCACTCAGGTGTACTGGGGTCCTGTGTCCTGTGTCCTCTGCACCGTGGACCGCGCCCTGGATACTCTGTACCGTGTCCGTGCATGGTGTAACTCACACGATCTGTAATTGCTAGTATTGTATGTCATTGTATGTCATTTCTTGACTGTGAGCTCTAATTGATAAAATTATTCACCTCAGCTTTCCCACTTTTTTGCAGAAAGAGGACAGCAGAATGTTAGTACAATGATTTCTGtgcacagttgacccttgaatcaTGCAGGGATGAGGGACACTGGTCCCAGTGTGATCAAAAACCCACCTGTAACTTTGGACACCcccaaaatttaactactaatcACCTACTATTGACccaaagccttactgataacctCAACAGTTGACTAACACCTatttcatatgcatatatactgTGCATATATAAGGACACATATACTGTGTTCTTATCAGAAAGTAAGCACGAGaaaagaatgtaattttaaaaatcatgaggaagagaaaacacatttatagtaTATACTGTCTTTACTGGGGAAAAATCTGTGTGTAAATGGACTAGCACAGTTCAAACCTTGTGGTTC is a window encoding:
- the LOC125924032 gene encoding 40S ribosomal protein S15a-like, with product MIKLFPTFFHASMMVRMNVLADALKGSNNASKRGKHQVLLRLCSKVILRFLTVMMKRVYIGEFEMTDDHRDGKTVVTLMGRLDTCGVTSPRCDAQLKDLEKWQDDLLPPFQFGFNAPTTLAGIVDHEGARQKHTGGKTPGFLF